Proteins encoded within one genomic window of Rubripirellula tenax:
- a CDS encoding beta strand repeat-containing protein gives MVWKNIFNRFASSKPANSKSSASKKRSKRKTNDRLLRMEHMERRELMASDLGVITGTTFVDQGNDGFTPTDPPVLVNASGNLVAPGTAGATGVQIQLFNDDGTTPGAFDGSDTLVGTTTSDLSGRYRFDGLSAGSYFVQQGTVPQLSTPAPLLATIADDTGVRTALIDDYSATPTTVLANGANPNQFTSVTASEAIGGNRDVTVSLTSGGSLLFDVIPGSSLLTVSSGGDGIGSVGVQYDGSESTATLDATGLRTGGVGVSLGGGAPTVDVDPDGGLIALLRAENAGDQIQIIVHSDATNSSIASVAIPAGATLQELYVPFSSFTINTGTGADFNDVGAIETNVPITVTNNDVFVSIVEAIMPEIQTVNLANIQTVSLGGTLFTDSSQGGQNDGIRQNTEAGVVGVTVQLYELVDPNGTVDPATATPIATATTTAGGVYNFAGLNPGHYAVVVPASQFTAGAQLFGFANSTGNDPAPDADNNVDNDDNGTVLASGDVISSTITLESNLEPTNDADTDANTNTTLDFGFFPQIDLSITKTIVAASSTLAAGGNVVFDIVVQNAGPLTATNVVVEDVFPAGLTFTGLSNASGAFTQSVNGATVSVTLGTVAAGSTATFRLSATIATNQTTDLTNTATVSGTEVETVTTNNTESELVDLVSSDLRIEKTDLTDPVNAGNQFTYEITVTNDGPDGAAGVVVVDPLPVGVAFISGNVDGAANLVSFNATSREVTATVGTLANAATSTITLVVEVSPDAASPLINTASVTASPNTDPNPNNNSTDEDTTINREVDVAIDKTVSGTAIAGRTVTYTVVATNNGPSQARGVTVVDTLDANLTLVAGSFDAGTSGVTVSQSGQTLTFDVGLLDPSETQTFSFDVLIDSAATGVIPNSATINTTDTDSTPGNNTDSVDINPGRQVDLILTKNVDKATAVPGQDTLVYTFIVSHDTDSVSDASSVVVTDVMPAGLAGVVITAPTATTSNFANGTITVNFDSLPIGETREFTVTATVNNDAVGDASGNIVNPASVASSGTDLDTTNNSATATTNLTPVFDITVNKTVNNATPAVNGTVTYSVVVANDGPSRATGVVLTDVVPAGLTLQTATLDGVTGTQTGSNIIFPAIALAPNATATATLTFTVASTASGTITNTANTNDLSAAGEDDITNNSDTVDITVTPVVDLAITKTVSDDAVAAGDSLTYTINVVNNGPSSATNVIVTDNLPAGVTLTGGTRPDGSAFTTTGGNGVTINGSSITVNGGNLASAGTFSFTVTATVNAGVTAAQVNTASVDSDTNETALTNNTATASTTVDPLTGSIAGKVFLDVNTNGIFDTGDTGIEGVSVRLTGTDDLGTVVDRTVQTNASGDYVFAQLAAGTYSVIETDPEAFDDGAESAGTGAVSSNTGQDTFTNLRIAAGGTAAAFNFGELAFVDALSKRRFIASNR, from the coding sequence ATGGTCTGGAAAAATATCTTCAATCGTTTCGCTTCGTCGAAGCCCGCGAACTCGAAATCGTCGGCTTCTAAGAAGCGATCCAAGCGAAAGACCAACGATCGCCTGCTTCGCATGGAACACATGGAACGCCGCGAATTGATGGCTTCGGACCTGGGTGTGATCACCGGTACAACGTTCGTCGATCAAGGAAACGACGGTTTCACGCCGACGGACCCGCCCGTCTTGGTCAATGCGTCCGGCAACCTAGTCGCACCCGGAACTGCCGGCGCGACAGGCGTTCAAATCCAATTGTTCAACGATGACGGTACAACACCGGGCGCGTTCGACGGATCCGACACGCTGGTCGGCACAACGACATCGGATTTGTCGGGACGATACCGCTTCGACGGTCTTTCGGCCGGATCGTACTTCGTTCAACAGGGCACGGTGCCTCAACTGAGCACGCCTGCACCGTTGCTGGCCACGATCGCCGATGACACAGGCGTCCGCACCGCGTTGATCGACGACTATTCGGCCACGCCTACGACAGTGCTTGCCAACGGTGCCAACCCGAACCAATTCACTTCCGTTACGGCATCCGAAGCCATCGGCGGCAACCGAGACGTCACGGTCAGTCTGACTTCGGGCGGCAGTTTGCTGTTTGATGTCATCCCGGGATCCAGTCTATTGACGGTTTCGTCGGGTGGTGACGGTATCGGCAGCGTCGGCGTTCAATACGACGGCTCGGAGTCGACCGCGACACTGGATGCCACAGGCCTTCGCACCGGCGGTGTCGGAGTCTCGTTGGGTGGCGGTGCACCAACAGTCGACGTCGACCCCGATGGCGGACTGATCGCGCTGCTTCGCGCAGAAAATGCGGGTGACCAAATCCAGATCATCGTTCACTCGGATGCCACCAATTCGTCGATCGCAAGCGTTGCCATTCCCGCCGGCGCGACACTGCAAGAATTGTACGTCCCATTTTCGTCGTTCACGATCAACACCGGTACCGGTGCTGACTTCAACGACGTTGGCGCAATCGAAACCAACGTTCCGATCACGGTAACGAATAACGATGTTTTCGTTTCGATCGTCGAAGCGATCATGCCGGAAATTCAGACCGTGAATCTGGCAAACATTCAAACAGTGTCACTGGGCGGCACGCTGTTTACAGATAGTTCACAGGGCGGCCAGAACGATGGCATCCGACAGAACACCGAAGCCGGCGTTGTCGGTGTAACCGTCCAATTGTACGAACTGGTCGATCCCAACGGCACCGTCGATCCCGCAACCGCGACGCCGATTGCCACAGCCACAACGACTGCGGGCGGCGTTTACAACTTTGCCGGCTTGAACCCCGGCCACTATGCGGTTGTGGTTCCGGCATCCCAGTTCACCGCCGGCGCCCAACTGTTCGGCTTTGCCAACAGCACCGGCAACGACCCCGCACCCGACGCCGACAACAATGTCGACAACGATGACAACGGAACCGTCCTTGCATCGGGCGACGTGATCTCCAGCACGATCACGTTGGAATCGAATCTTGAACCGACCAACGACGCCGACACCGACGCCAACACAAACACCACGCTTGACTTCGGTTTCTTCCCACAAATCGACTTGTCGATCACCAAGACGATCGTCGCTGCGTCGTCGACTCTGGCGGCAGGCGGAAACGTCGTGTTCGACATCGTGGTGCAAAACGCCGGACCTCTGACCGCGACCAACGTCGTTGTGGAAGACGTGTTCCCGGCCGGCTTGACGTTCACCGGATTGAGCAACGCCTCTGGTGCGTTCACACAAAGTGTCAACGGTGCAACCGTCAGCGTCACGTTGGGCACCGTCGCCGCGGGTTCCACCGCGACGTTCCGATTGAGTGCCACGATCGCGACCAACCAAACTACCGACTTGACCAACACGGCGACGGTTTCGGGTACCGAGGTGGAAACGGTCACCACCAACAATACCGAGAGCGAACTGGTCGATCTGGTCTCGTCGGACCTGCGGATTGAAAAGACCGACTTGACCGACCCGGTCAACGCCGGCAATCAATTCACATACGAAATCACCGTCACCAACGATGGACCCGATGGCGCAGCCGGTGTGGTCGTGGTCGACCCCTTGCCCGTCGGAGTGGCATTCATCAGCGGCAACGTCGATGGCGCTGCCAACTTGGTCAGCTTCAACGCGACCTCTCGCGAAGTCACCGCAACCGTCGGAACGCTTGCCAATGCGGCAACCTCGACGATCACGCTGGTTGTCGAAGTCAGCCCCGATGCGGCCAGCCCGTTGATCAACACCGCTTCGGTAACGGCCAGCCCCAACACCGACCCGAATCCGAACAACAACTCGACCGACGAAGATACTACGATCAACCGCGAAGTCGATGTTGCAATCGACAAGACGGTATCGGGCACGGCCATCGCTGGTCGTACGGTGACTTATACGGTCGTGGCCACCAACAACGGTCCGAGCCAAGCTCGCGGTGTCACCGTGGTTGATACGCTTGATGCAAACTTGACTCTTGTCGCGGGCAGCTTCGACGCCGGCACGTCCGGTGTGACCGTGTCGCAGAGCGGCCAAACGCTGACCTTCGACGTCGGATTGCTGGATCCGTCGGAAACCCAAACGTTCTCCTTTGACGTCCTGATCGATTCGGCGGCGACAGGTGTGATTCCCAACTCGGCAACGATCAACACGACCGACACCGATTCCACGCCCGGCAACAATACCGACAGCGTCGATATCAACCCAGGTCGCCAAGTCGATTTGATCCTTACCAAAAACGTCGACAAAGCAACGGCCGTTCCCGGACAAGACACGCTGGTCTACACATTCATCGTCAGCCACGACACCGACAGCGTCAGTGACGCGTCGTCCGTCGTCGTCACCGATGTGATGCCCGCCGGATTGGCGGGCGTCGTGATCACCGCACCGACCGCGACGACCAGCAACTTTGCCAACGGCACGATCACCGTGAACTTCGATTCGCTGCCAATCGGCGAGACTCGCGAGTTTACCGTGACTGCAACGGTCAACAACGACGCAGTCGGCGATGCGTCGGGCAACATCGTCAATCCGGCTTCGGTGGCTTCGTCGGGCACCGACTTGGACACGACCAACAACTCGGCGACCGCGACGACCAACCTGACACCGGTCTTTGACATCACTGTCAATAAGACGGTCAACAATGCGACGCCCGCCGTCAACGGCACGGTGACATACAGTGTCGTTGTTGCCAACGACGGCCCAAGTCGCGCCACCGGCGTCGTCTTGACGGACGTTGTACCTGCTGGATTGACGCTGCAAACGGCGACACTCGATGGCGTCACCGGAACGCAGACCGGCAGCAATATTATCTTCCCCGCGATCGCGTTGGCACCCAATGCCACCGCCACAGCGACACTGACATTCACTGTTGCATCGACCGCATCGGGAACGATCACCAACACGGCCAACACGAACGACTTGTCCGCCGCCGGTGAAGACGACATCACCAACAACTCCGACACGGTCGATATCACGGTCACACCGGTCGTCGACTTGGCGATCACCAAAACCGTATCCGACGATGCGGTCGCAGCCGGCGATTCGTTGACCTACACGATCAACGTGGTCAACAACGGTCCGTCATCGGCGACCAACGTCATCGTCACCGACAACCTGCCGGCCGGTGTGACGTTGACGGGCGGCACACGACCCGACGGTTCAGCGTTCACCACGACGGGTGGCAATGGTGTCACGATCAACGGCAGCTCCATCACCGTCAACGGTGGTAACCTGGCCAGTGCCGGCACGTTCAGCTTTACGGTCACCGCGACGGTGAACGCCGGCGTCACGGCGGCCCAAGTCAACACCGCGTCGGTCGATTCGGACACCAACGAAACGGCTTTGACCAACAACACGGCAACGGCATCGACAACCGTCGATCCTCTGACCGGATCGATTGCCGGTAAGGTGTTCCTAGACGTCAACACCAACGGCATCTTCGACACCGGGGACACTGGCATCGAAGGTGTGTCCGTCCGATTGACGGGCACCGACGACTTGGGCACGGTTGTTGACCGTACGGTCCAAACCAACGCATCGGGCGACTACGTGTTCGCCCAACTGGCCGCGGGCACCTACAGCGTCATCGAAACGGATCCGGAAGCGTTTGACGACGGTGCGGAGTCAGCCGGAACCGGAGCCGTGTCGTCCAACACCGGCCAGGACACGTTCACGAACTTGCGAATCGCCGCCGGCGGGACCGCCGCAGCGTTCAACTTCGGGGAACTTGCGTTCGTCGACGCATTGTCGAAACGACGTTTCATCGCGTCAAACCGCTAA
- a CDS encoding competence/damage-inducible protein A, producing MTTPHCRQLTCEVISIGDEMTTGARLDTNAQWLSQRVGELGVTVKFHSTVGDTLADNVDVFRIAAARADIVVATGGLGPTRDDLTREALAAVVDRPLEMRESAMKHIESMFARRQRPMPERNSVQAMFPVGSDEVFNPQGTAPGIDLAVDRTGKPASRIFALPGVPAEMKRMFDETVAPRIAAMSGGGSRIRHAVMKFFGTGESDMEQRLGEMISRDREPRVGITVSGATISLRITATADTDETCDAMIAQTRQEILRLVPEFYFGDGESFEQQHAIEARLRARDESLAVIELGRAAVLGDWFASLGDSPAYRGGLSLATRNDLVQMFAASDFSDAVDQVRTKFGSSWVLLVDAYPALDVASDTPLPAADVKILAIGPDGKKQPFELTIGGHPDILHARIGKSAMAWLRELLN from the coding sequence ATGACGACGCCCCACTGCCGCCAACTGACTTGTGAAGTGATCTCGATCGGCGACGAAATGACCACGGGGGCCCGGCTAGACACCAACGCCCAATGGCTTAGCCAACGGGTGGGCGAACTGGGTGTGACGGTTAAGTTCCATTCGACCGTCGGCGACACCTTGGCCGACAACGTCGACGTGTTTCGAATCGCCGCGGCGCGAGCCGACATCGTTGTCGCAACCGGAGGCTTGGGGCCGACGCGTGACGACTTGACGCGCGAAGCACTCGCAGCGGTCGTCGATCGACCATTGGAAATGCGAGAGTCGGCGATGAAGCACATCGAAAGCATGTTCGCCCGACGACAACGACCGATGCCCGAACGGAACAGCGTCCAAGCAATGTTTCCGGTCGGCAGCGACGAGGTATTTAACCCCCAAGGCACCGCGCCCGGAATTGACCTGGCCGTCGACCGAACCGGCAAACCAGCCAGTCGTATTTTTGCGCTACCCGGTGTGCCGGCCGAAATGAAACGGATGTTCGACGAGACCGTGGCGCCGCGAATTGCCGCGATGTCGGGTGGCGGTTCGAGGATCCGTCACGCGGTGATGAAGTTTTTCGGAACCGGCGAAAGTGATATGGAGCAGCGGCTCGGCGAAATGATTTCTCGCGACCGAGAACCACGCGTTGGCATCACGGTCAGCGGTGCAACGATCTCGTTACGAATCACGGCGACTGCCGACACGGACGAAACGTGCGACGCGATGATCGCCCAGACGCGTCAAGAAATCCTGCGGTTGGTTCCTGAATTCTACTTTGGTGACGGGGAATCATTCGAACAGCAACACGCGATCGAGGCGAGATTGCGAGCGCGTGACGAATCGTTGGCGGTGATCGAATTGGGCCGCGCGGCGGTGCTGGGTGACTGGTTCGCGTCGTTGGGCGATTCTCCGGCCTACCGTGGCGGTCTATCGTTGGCGACGCGAAACGACTTGGTCCAAATGTTTGCGGCATCGGATTTTTCGGACGCGGTCGACCAAGTGCGCACCAAATTCGGTTCCAGCTGGGTGTTGTTGGTAGACGCGTATCCGGCGTTGGATGTTGCGTCGGACACGCCACTACCAGCCGCCGACGTGAAGATTTTGGCGATCGGGCCTGATGGGAAAAAACAGCCATTCGAGTTGACCATTGGCGGGCACCCCGACATTCTTCACGCGCGGATTGGCAAGTCGGCGATGGCGTGGCTGCGTGAGCTGTTAAACTAG
- a CDS encoding DUF6702 family protein, with protein MCQALLLLIFAMHPVHETVTEVEWNDESKRFEVAIRMDNDDERWIKKSVQGDGEVSSWAIAYLQRRFRVADPPKSGRPDPSKYHWIGRDRDGAHVWWYFEIEPADGRPVVWVDQQLLFEREPNYTHRVLVLNHQPPRALNITAVRTKVRLDESTAQAAESESDSADASPSPTSPDHDDAPLPPTDL; from the coding sequence ATGTGCCAAGCTCTGCTGCTATTGATTTTTGCAATGCACCCGGTTCACGAGACCGTGACGGAGGTGGAATGGAACGACGAATCCAAACGTTTCGAGGTCGCTATCCGCATGGACAACGACGACGAGCGTTGGATCAAAAAGTCGGTCCAGGGCGACGGCGAAGTTTCGAGCTGGGCGATCGCCTATCTGCAGCGACGCTTTCGCGTCGCCGATCCGCCCAAGTCGGGACGCCCGGATCCCAGCAAGTACCACTGGATCGGTCGCGATCGCGACGGGGCCCACGTTTGGTGGTACTTTGAAATCGAACCGGCCGACGGGCGGCCTGTTGTTTGGGTTGACCAGCAGTTATTGTTCGAACGCGAGCCGAACTATACGCATCGCGTGTTGGTGCTCAACCATCAACCGCCACGTGCCTTGAACATTACCGCAGTGCGGACGAAAGTTCGGCTCGATGAATCGACCGCCCAGGCTGCCGAATCCGAATCTGATTCCGCCGACGCATCCCCCTCCCCAACCTCGCCTGACCATGACGACGCCCCACTGCCGCCAACTGACTTGTGA
- a CDS encoding HEAT repeat domain-containing protein yields MPKLSERPRLPILLLAAACVAVAGCSVWRGKPEKDENEALRALMKAPAPPDLIREAAIANGMQAIQVDGVGAINGLVGTGGPADPSIFREQLLEEMKRRDIEDPNHFLESPDTALVRVQATIPPGARRGDPLDLRILAPKESRAEDLGGGWLLDTRLRQQMAVQKQLMQSSVRQSEVLATGTGPILTRAAYSPSQDGNLKIEGNVISGGVVQVSRKLALILRPQYRHVAMSSGIAAAINRRFFFFDGTTRRGIAEALEDDFVQLEVHPRYRDSIPRMMEVVRAIGIEPENSDTQKRLTTLGTKLASPATSADAALQLEALGESAVPTLLEGLKTSNPELKFYAAEALAYLDRTESVKPLEVAIRDTPAFRAPAMLALQGVKSQDAIDALKRLMDQPSMETRYGSFCSIRRRSDGRRQLNGQSMGEFWVYQVNSTASPAIVVSLRESPEIVMFGVPSPLVIPQFMRGPGGIMIKPESDSPNQLRISRFQVGKEDQLAVVDNTLPSLIAGLVSIGGGYGDVIEVLRIAKDEGYLSDQFAIDPLPKSMRTYYRDDANADPTVGDEFVDADQ; encoded by the coding sequence ATGCCGAAGCTCTCCGAAAGACCAAGACTACCGATCTTATTACTGGCGGCAGCCTGTGTTGCTGTGGCTGGGTGCTCGGTTTGGCGTGGCAAACCCGAAAAAGACGAGAACGAGGCGCTTCGCGCGTTGATGAAAGCACCTGCGCCGCCCGATTTGATTCGCGAAGCTGCGATTGCCAACGGGATGCAGGCGATCCAGGTCGATGGAGTCGGCGCGATCAACGGTCTGGTGGGCACCGGTGGCCCGGCCGACCCATCCATTTTTCGGGAACAACTTCTCGAAGAAATGAAACGTCGCGACATCGAGGACCCGAACCACTTCCTTGAATCACCCGATACGGCGCTGGTCCGCGTCCAAGCGACGATCCCGCCCGGAGCCCGCCGCGGCGATCCGCTTGACCTGCGAATTCTGGCACCGAAAGAAAGTCGCGCCGAAGACTTGGGCGGTGGTTGGTTGCTCGATACGCGTCTACGCCAACAGATGGCCGTGCAAAAGCAACTGATGCAAAGCTCCGTCCGTCAAAGCGAAGTGCTGGCGACCGGTACCGGACCGATCCTGACGCGAGCAGCCTATTCGCCATCGCAAGACGGCAATCTGAAAATCGAAGGCAACGTGATCTCCGGTGGCGTCGTTCAGGTCAGTCGAAAACTGGCGTTGATCTTGCGACCGCAGTATCGACACGTCGCCATGTCCAGCGGTATCGCTGCGGCCATCAATCGACGTTTCTTTTTCTTTGACGGAACAACGCGCCGAGGCATCGCCGAAGCCCTCGAGGACGACTTTGTCCAGTTAGAAGTTCACCCGCGCTACCGCGATAGCATTCCTCGCATGATGGAAGTCGTTCGCGCCATCGGAATCGAACCCGAAAACTCAGACACTCAAAAGCGGCTGACAACTCTGGGCACTAAACTTGCCAGCCCGGCAACGTCCGCCGACGCCGCGCTTCAATTGGAAGCACTCGGCGAGAGCGCGGTTCCGACGCTGTTGGAAGGCTTGAAGACGTCCAACCCGGAATTGAAGTTCTATGCTGCCGAGGCGCTCGCGTATCTTGATCGCACCGAGTCCGTCAAACCGCTGGAAGTGGCGATTCGCGACACACCCGCCTTCCGCGCTCCCGCGATGTTGGCACTTCAGGGTGTTAAGAGCCAAGACGCCATCGACGCGCTGAAACGGTTGATGGATCAACCGAGTATGGAAACGCGATACGGATCTTTCTGTTCAATCCGCCGTCGCTCGGACGGTCGTCGCCAATTGAACGGCCAATCGATGGGCGAATTCTGGGTATACCAAGTCAACTCGACCGCATCGCCAGCCATTGTGGTTTCGCTTCGTGAATCGCCGGAAATTGTGATGTTCGGCGTCCCGTCGCCACTGGTAATCCCTCAATTCATGCGAGGTCCCGGTGGGATCATGATCAAACCGGAATCCGACTCGCCCAACCAATTGCGGATCAGCCGGTTCCAGGTCGGTAAAGAAGACCAATTGGCCGTGGTGGACAACACATTGCCGTCGTTGATCGCCGGATTGGTTTCGATCGGCGGCGGTTACGGCGACGTCATCGAAGTGCTTCGAATTGCCAAGGATGAAGGTTACCTATCGGACCAGTTCGCGATCGATCCGCTTCCCAAGAGCATGCGGACGTACTATCGCGACGACGCGAACGCGGATCCCACTGTCGGTGATGAATTCGTGGATGCCGATCAGTAG
- a CDS encoding Dabb family protein produces MNRLYRRLVCLSASLVAASMCVGTDAGAADGDGKVLRHAVFFAFKDSSTKEDVDGVVKAFEALPTKIDSIKGFQWGTNNSPEDHDDGFTHAFVLTFADEAGRAEYLPHPEHAAFGGVLRPHMKEVFVVDYWATPSAAPLEKELKHAVFFKFKDDAPVAEIHAVETAFAQLPSKIDSIKAFEWGVNNSPEKHDDGFTHAFMVTFDSEEGRAAYLPHADHEAFVEVLLPVLDKVRVIDFWAE; encoded by the coding sequence ATGAATCGTCTGTATCGCCGCTTGGTTTGTTTGTCCGCTTCGCTGGTTGCCGCGTCGATGTGTGTTGGGACCGACGCGGGTGCGGCGGATGGTGACGGCAAGGTTCTTCGGCACGCTGTCTTTTTCGCGTTCAAGGATTCATCCACCAAAGAGGACGTCGATGGCGTTGTGAAAGCGTTTGAGGCGTTGCCGACCAAGATCGATTCCATCAAGGGGTTCCAGTGGGGCACCAATAACAGCCCCGAGGATCACGACGACGGGTTCACGCACGCATTCGTGTTGACGTTCGCCGATGAGGCCGGGCGAGCGGAATACTTGCCACACCCTGAACACGCGGCGTTTGGCGGAGTGCTTCGGCCCCACATGAAAGAGGTCTTCGTTGTTGACTATTGGGCAACTCCATCGGCGGCCCCGTTGGAAAAAGAACTGAAGCATGCCGTCTTCTTCAAATTCAAAGACGACGCGCCGGTTGCAGAAATTCACGCCGTCGAAACGGCGTTCGCACAACTGCCATCGAAAATCGATTCCATCAAAGCGTTTGAGTGGGGCGTCAACAACAGCCCCGAGAAACACGACGACGGATTCACGCACGCGTTCATGGTAACGTTCGATTCGGAAGAGGGCCGCGCGGCGTATCTTCCGCACGCTGATCACGAAGCGTTCGTCGAAGTTCTGTTGCCCGTCCTGGATAAGGTTCGCGTGATCGATTTCTGGGCCGAGTGA
- a CDS encoding ACT domain-containing protein, whose protein sequence is MSGVSDLSTLLASLSPVVSPHLYVFLTRPAATYGAGGELEPIASFCEREGLTIVVRKDRADAAGENYEGEYALISLSVHSDLQAVGLTAAIAGSLAGRGISANIVAAFYHDHIFVPSSRAGDAIEVLSQLVAKNQTKPPIT, encoded by the coding sequence ATGAGCGGTGTTTCTGACCTTTCGACTCTGCTGGCGTCTCTGTCGCCTGTCGTGTCGCCCCACTTGTACGTGTTTCTGACGCGACCCGCCGCGACGTACGGTGCTGGTGGTGAGCTTGAGCCAATTGCCTCGTTCTGTGAACGCGAGGGACTCACAATCGTTGTCCGCAAAGATCGTGCTGATGCGGCGGGCGAGAACTATGAGGGGGAATACGCATTGATTTCGCTCAGCGTTCATTCCGATCTTCAAGCGGTCGGGTTAACCGCGGCGATCGCCGGCTCCCTCGCCGGGCGCGGGATCAGCGCGAACATCGTTGCAGCGTTTTACCACGACCATATCTTCGTGCCGTCATCACGGGCCGGCGATGCAATAGAAGTGCTTTCGCAGTTGGTTGCCAAAAACCAAACAAAGCCCCCGATCACGTAA
- a CDS encoding family 16 glycosylhydrolase: MLALLLPAKKQCLLLALALLPTQWCSLSVAQAPFSDPENSGEWKLVPSVSDEFNDATLDSSKWFVQGVDDKYENRFKGRAPSQFVPANVGVSDGDLVITSKWQPEFGFADEHFGGFKYENVTTGAIISKTSFLYGYLETRCKAADGPISSSFWTIGGRGELDVFEHYGLNPDSTDAGNRLQSSFHDWRTPGTPTYGKRIWTNEHQLPFRVASDFHVYGLEWSPQNIKIFVDGILVRCASKNEIGEHWVVDQAQKVWLDSETFPWEVDPGKLKQTDFPNGGQKFIVDYVRIWQSDKPDVACSDSPTLLSNPIFESKLADWHVSGKVTLKEDAANSWAGSNHVALDGGGEGAIEQTVPVKPNTTYIVSAYAKSPATNYKDVYHDAWLGVKNYDGDFQSARFFRSYWHRKSLQFKTGPKAKTATIFFTNQWSGEPVLVDSIDLIEAAVGR, encoded by the coding sequence ATGCTTGCCTTGCTGTTACCTGCCAAGAAGCAATGTTTGTTACTTGCACTCGCATTACTTCCTACACAATGGTGTTCATTATCGGTCGCACAGGCGCCTTTTTCGGATCCCGAAAATTCTGGTGAATGGAAACTTGTTCCTTCGGTCAGCGATGAATTTAACGACGCGACGCTCGACTCTTCGAAATGGTTTGTCCAAGGCGTGGACGACAAATACGAGAACCGCTTTAAAGGCCGGGCTCCATCCCAGTTCGTGCCAGCAAACGTCGGCGTTAGCGATGGGGATTTAGTGATCACCTCCAAGTGGCAACCTGAATTCGGATTTGCGGACGAGCACTTTGGCGGCTTCAAGTACGAGAATGTCACCACCGGAGCCATCATCTCGAAGACTTCGTTTCTGTACGGCTATCTTGAAACAAGATGCAAAGCAGCCGACGGGCCGATTTCGAGTTCGTTTTGGACGATCGGCGGGAGGGGTGAATTGGATGTCTTCGAACACTATGGACTCAATCCCGACAGCACCGACGCGGGCAACCGATTGCAGTCTTCGTTCCATGACTGGAGAACTCCGGGAACACCCACGTATGGAAAACGCATTTGGACCAACGAGCATCAATTGCCGTTCCGGGTGGCCAGCGACTTCCATGTCTATGGATTGGAATGGTCGCCGCAAAATATCAAAATCTTTGTTGATGGAATCTTGGTTCGCTGTGCAAGCAAGAACGAAATCGGTGAACACTGGGTCGTTGACCAAGCACAAAAGGTGTGGCTGGATTCTGAAACGTTTCCTTGGGAAGTCGATCCAGGGAAACTCAAGCAAACCGACTTTCCAAACGGCGGTCAAAAGTTCATCGTCGACTACGTACGAATTTGGCAAAGCGACAAACCCGACGTCGCTTGCTCAGACAGCCCAACGTTGCTCAGTAACCCGATATTCGAAAGTAAGTTGGCGGACTGGCATGTCTCAGGCAAAGTCACTCTAAAGGAAGACGCTGCCAATAGTTGGGCGGGAAGCAATCATGTTGCTTTGGATGGTGGCGGCGAGGGTGCAATCGAACAAACCGTGCCCGTCAAACCCAACACAACCTACATCGTATCCGCTTACGCAAAATCGCCGGCGACGAATTACAAGGACGTCTACCATGATGCATGGTTGGGAGTCAAAAACTACGACGGCGATTTTCAGTCAGCTAGGTTTTTTAGGAGCTACTGGCATCGCAAGAGCCTTCAATTCAAAACGGGTCCGAAAGCAAAGACGGCAACAATATTTTTCACCAATCAATGGTCGGGCGAGCCGGTGCTGGTCGACAGCATTGACTTGATCGAAGCGGCAGTAGGACGATGA